From one Pedobacter faecalis genomic stretch:
- a CDS encoding asparagine synthetase B, giving the protein MDEDQKDHLKSYGIAFWAIKHSIEVNWLLNYRGGSFLLGHTKTVEDECKARGVSYEVLADARVNTILTEVSDTQANMEMVKLEKAPKIAVYSPKSKLPWDDAVTLVLTYAEIPYDVVYDDEVLKGNLAGYDWLHLHHEDFTGQYGRFWSSFRNDVWYREDVKNQEAAAKRNGFNKVSEMKLAVAKQIKQFCGGGGFLFAMCSGTDTFDIALSAEGVDICESMFDGDASDPGAQEKIDFSKTLAFKDFHLDVNPGNYEFSDIDVTQTRGLTQNNDYFTLFEFSAKWDLVPAMLTQNHDRVIKGFMGQTTAFRKSLVKPSITVLGENKAEGEVRYLNGQIGKGQFTFYGGHDPEDYQHAVGDPPTDLSLHPNSPGYRLILNNVLFPAAKKKPQKT; this is encoded by the coding sequence ATGGATGAGGATCAGAAGGATCATCTTAAAAGTTACGGGATTGCTTTCTGGGCAATTAAACACAGTATCGAAGTAAACTGGCTGTTGAACTACCGCGGCGGAAGCTTCCTGCTTGGACATACGAAAACTGTGGAAGATGAATGTAAAGCCAGAGGTGTCTCTTACGAAGTGCTGGCCGATGCGCGGGTTAACACAATTTTAACGGAGGTTAGCGACACACAAGCCAATATGGAAATGGTAAAACTTGAGAAAGCTCCTAAGATTGCGGTATACTCGCCTAAAAGTAAATTGCCATGGGACGATGCTGTGACACTGGTACTGACTTATGCAGAAATACCTTACGACGTGGTGTATGATGATGAGGTGCTTAAAGGCAATCTTGCGGGCTACGATTGGCTCCACCTCCACCATGAGGACTTTACAGGTCAATATGGCCGCTTCTGGTCATCCTTCAGAAATGATGTGTGGTACCGTGAGGATGTGAAGAACCAGGAGGCCGCGGCTAAACGGAATGGCTTCAACAAAGTATCTGAGATGAAGCTTGCCGTAGCCAAACAAATAAAGCAATTCTGCGGTGGCGGGGGGTTCTTGTTTGCCATGTGCTCGGGTACGGACACTTTTGATATTGCTTTGAGCGCTGAGGGGGTTGACATTTGTGAGAGCATGTTTGACGGAGACGCGTCAGACCCAGGGGCGCAGGAGAAGATTGATTTCAGCAAAACACTTGCTTTTAAGGACTTCCACCTGGATGTTAATCCGGGAAATTACGAGTTTTCTGATATTGACGTTACCCAAACCCGGGGATTGACGCAGAATAATGATTACTTTACACTATTTGAATTCTCTGCAAAGTGGGACCTGGTTCCGGCTATGCTAACGCAAAATCATGACCGGGTAATTAAAGGTTTTATGGGGCAGACAACCGCTTTCCGCAAAAGTTTGGTTAAACCGAGCATTACCGTACTTGGTGAAAATAAAGCGGAAGGGGAAGTACGCTATTTAAATGGCCAGATTGGCAAGGGTCAGTTTACTTTTTATGGGGGCCACGACCCTGAAGACTATCAGCATGCGGTGGGCGACCCGCCGACTGATTTAAGCCTGCACCCCAATTCGCCCGGGTACCGGCTTATACTGAATAATGTACTGTTCCCGGCTGCAAAGAAGAAGCCGCAAAAGACCTAG
- a CDS encoding putative porin, with protein sequence MHKKIIFLIAVIVMTAAAHVHAQDLKTRVNDNKTLDSLRKLEEEGKDSVVFNSKYIRYTTLALTKDSIQTVPLDTTLNGFHNFNVLIQPRRPTVGTGNLGLPAMPLLFEPLKTIGFDAGFHTLDFYSLTHDDIKYYQARTPFTSLYYVSAGEVEQVFRIIHSQNIKPNWNIGANFNRIGANGFYRHQRGDDLNGALFTWYQSPSKRYNLWSSAVFNTLKVQENGSTPNDSIFTDASFAVDRQAERIRLSSARRIWRQSSVMLKQTYFVGRIDSLRQEVSSKILPTNRIAYTFKYNANSYAFQKDEADDRTVIPVGRVDSVFTNDSTRYSNVQNEFIYSFFLRAKSSSIIKNELKVNAGIRHDYYNYSQGAFDKAATKYYNYDASFQNTTLLGSAGYRFSNRIDLSVDLQQIFQGRNTGDFLYEAKSNVLLSKSAGRIVLGAYFQNKSPEQNYIRYYSNHYEWVKNFDRTKTINFSFRYLNDKFGIETSGDYFLITNYLYFIADPARGSTYILPEQLNQSLNLLKITLAKKISFGKFNLDSYVVYQKTDNPGKLRTPEIYTFNSLYIDNTFFKVLKTNVGLDVRYNTPYLNYSYSPAAGQFYIGAVERKFNTEPIIDIWVKASLRRANLFVKCDYINQGLGIFSKGYYTVDRYPMPDRQLFKFGVQWNFYD encoded by the coding sequence ATGCATAAAAAGATCATATTTCTTATTGCCGTCATCGTTATGACAGCCGCAGCTCATGTACATGCTCAAGACCTGAAAACCCGGGTCAACGACAATAAGACGCTGGACTCTTTAAGAAAGCTGGAGGAAGAAGGCAAAGATTCTGTTGTGTTTAATTCAAAATACATCCGGTACACCACGCTCGCACTTACCAAAGACAGCATTCAAACTGTACCCTTAGACACCACGTTGAACGGATTTCATAATTTCAATGTGCTCATTCAGCCTCGAAGGCCTACGGTTGGAACAGGGAATCTCGGTCTGCCAGCAATGCCGCTACTGTTTGAACCATTAAAAACCATCGGTTTTGATGCTGGATTCCATACGCTCGACTTTTACTCCTTAACACACGACGATATAAAATATTATCAGGCAAGAACACCCTTTACAAGTCTGTATTACGTCAGCGCCGGTGAAGTCGAACAGGTTTTTCGCATCATCCACTCACAGAACATAAAGCCCAACTGGAATATCGGCGCTAATTTTAATCGAATTGGTGCTAACGGATTCTATCGGCATCAGCGTGGAGACGATTTGAACGGCGCACTGTTTACCTGGTACCAGTCGCCCAGCAAGCGCTATAATCTTTGGAGCAGTGCCGTATTCAATACATTAAAGGTTCAGGAAAACGGTTCTACACCGAACGATTCCATCTTTACAGATGCCAGTTTTGCAGTCGACCGCCAGGCGGAAAGGATAAGGCTTTCCAGTGCGAGGCGCATTTGGAGACAAAGCTCGGTGATGCTGAAGCAAACATATTTTGTTGGCCGTATCGACAGTCTGCGCCAGGAGGTAAGTTCCAAAATCCTTCCCACCAATAGGATTGCATATACTTTTAAATACAATGCCAACTCCTATGCCTTTCAGAAGGATGAGGCCGATGACAGAACGGTTATCCCAGTAGGGCGGGTAGATTCGGTCTTTACCAATGACAGTACCCGCTACAGCAATGTTCAGAACGAGTTTATATACAGTTTCTTTTTACGCGCCAAATCAAGTTCGATCATTAAGAATGAATTGAAGGTTAATGCCGGTATCCGTCATGACTATTACAACTATAGCCAGGGAGCGTTCGACAAGGCTGCAACGAAATACTACAATTATGACGCTTCCTTCCAAAACACCACTTTGCTTGGCAGTGCCGGTTACCGATTTAGCAACCGGATCGACCTTAGCGTAGACCTGCAACAAATATTCCAGGGAAGAAATACAGGTGATTTTCTGTACGAAGCCAAAAGCAACGTGTTACTGAGCAAATCAGCCGGCCGCATTGTGCTGGGCGCATACTTTCAAAACAAATCCCCTGAGCAAAATTATATCAGATACTACAGCAACCACTATGAATGGGTCAAGAACTTCGACCGGACAAAAACGATCAACTTTTCGTTCCGCTATCTTAACGACAAGTTTGGTATCGAAACCTCGGGCGACTACTTCCTGATCACTAACTATTTGTATTTCATAGCCGATCCGGCGCGTGGGAGCACATACATTCTGCCGGAGCAACTTAACCAGAGCCTTAATCTGCTTAAAATAACTCTGGCCAAAAAGATATCTTTTGGTAAATTCAATCTCGACAGCTACGTTGTATACCAGAAAACAGATAACCCTGGTAAGCTGCGCACTCCCGAAATTTATACTTTTAACAGCCTGTATATCGACAACACCTTTTTTAAAGTCTTAAAGACCAATGTTGGCCTGGATGTACGTTATAACACCCCTTATCTTAATTATTCATATTCGCCGGCGGCGGGACAGTTTTATATCGGTGCCGTAGAGCGTAAATTTAATACAGAGCCTATCATAGATATATGGGTAAAAGCAAGCTTGAGAAGAGCTAACCTCTTCGTGAAATGTGATTATATCAATCAGGGACTGGGTATCTTTTCTAAAGGATATTATACGGTAGACCGCTACCCTATGCCCGACCGGCAGCTATTTAAGTTCGGCGTACAGTGGAATTTTTATGACTAG
- a CDS encoding purine-nucleoside phosphorylase, translated as MLQALHETVAYIKKKTSNFEPQVGIVLGTGLGALVTEIEVEYSLMYANIPNFPISTLEFHSGKLIFGTLRGKRVVAMQGRLHYYEGYSMQQITFPVRVMKALGVSHLFVSNAAGSLNPEFKKGDLMVITDHINLQPESPLRGRNDADMGPRFPDMSQPYNRGLIASALKIAGQHNIVCHSGVYIAVTGPNLETKAEYRYLRIIGGDAVGMSTVPEVIVANHMSLPVFAISVLTDEGFGEELMPVSLNEIVEAANQAEPKMTMILSELIFSL; from the coding sequence ATGTTGCAGGCACTACACGAAACCGTAGCCTATATAAAGAAGAAAACAAGCAATTTTGAACCCCAGGTTGGTATAGTTCTAGGAACCGGCCTTGGTGCGCTTGTCACTGAAATAGAGGTTGAATACAGCCTCATGTACGCCAACATCCCAAACTTTCCCATATCCACATTGGAATTTCATTCCGGGAAGCTCATTTTTGGTACGCTCAGAGGAAAACGCGTAGTGGCTATGCAGGGCCGTCTGCATTACTATGAAGGTTACTCCATGCAACAAATTACTTTCCCTGTCCGGGTTATGAAAGCGTTGGGGGTTTCGCATCTTTTCGTCTCAAATGCTGCCGGTTCACTTAATCCCGAGTTCAAAAAAGGCGACCTTATGGTTATCACGGATCATATCAATTTGCAACCCGAGAGTCCGTTGCGGGGTCGTAACGACGCTGATATGGGTCCCCGGTTCCCAGATATGAGCCAGCCGTATAACAGAGGCCTGATTGCATCTGCGTTAAAGATTGCCGGTCAGCACAACATTGTGTGTCATAGCGGCGTTTACATAGCCGTAACCGGTCCCAATCTTGAAACGAAAGCAGAGTACAGATATCTCAGGATTATTGGAGGCGACGCTGTGGGAATGAGTACCGTACCTGAAGTGATCGTGGCTAATCACATGAGTTTGCCTGTTTTTGCCATTTCCGTGCTCACCGATGAAGGCTTCGGGGAAGAATTAATGCCAGTAAGCTTAAACGAGATAGTTGAAGCGGCAAATCAGGCGGAACCCAAGATGACAATGATATTAAGTGAGCTCATATTTAGTTTGTAA
- the lpxK gene encoding tetraacyldisaccharide 4'-kinase, with product MLFLKLHMTNSLRLLLLPFSLIYGLVVIVRNWLFDVQLFKSARFPIPVICVGNLVVGGSGKTPVTEYLVQLLSSYRIAILSRGYGRETKGFLIADDSASAKTIGDEPMQFYQKFPQLTVAVCEDRAEGIKRLQREHDLIILDDAFQHRWVKAGLNILLFEYQKLLRQQFLLPAGNMREPFNGYQRADIILVTKAPEQLNSQSLMRCKQKFRLKSNQQLAFSYLTYADLVHVFTGQCVVTGQLPENTHVFLLTGIANPTPLINHLQSFNFRLSHYDYPDHYAFKHKDIDALLTDYRSSESEHKMIITTEKDAKRLMDPELKPLFLHAAIFYLPVEITLQVKDKPNFDQKILDYVAGTTRNRSLYKEENKQF from the coding sequence TTGTTATTTTTGAAGCTGCACATGACGAACAGCTTAAGACTATTGCTACTGCCATTTTCGTTGATATACGGACTAGTGGTTATCGTCAGAAACTGGCTTTTCGATGTACAGTTATTCAAGTCAGCCCGTTTTCCAATTCCGGTAATTTGTGTGGGGAATCTTGTTGTTGGAGGTTCCGGAAAGACACCGGTCACGGAGTATCTGGTTCAACTGTTGTCATCCTATAGAATTGCGATATTAAGTCGCGGCTACGGCCGTGAAACTAAGGGCTTTTTAATCGCAGACGACAGTGCCAGTGCAAAAACCATAGGGGATGAGCCAATGCAATTTTATCAAAAATTTCCGCAGCTCACCGTTGCCGTTTGTGAAGACAGGGCAGAGGGCATAAAACGCCTGCAAAGAGAGCACGATTTAATCATTTTAGACGATGCATTTCAGCACAGGTGGGTAAAGGCAGGCCTAAACATTTTGCTTTTCGAATACCAAAAGCTGCTTCGCCAGCAATTTTTGCTACCCGCAGGAAATATGCGTGAACCTTTTAACGGTTACCAGAGGGCAGACATTATCCTCGTCACCAAAGCACCTGAGCAGTTAAATTCCCAATCGCTTATGCGCTGCAAACAAAAATTTAGACTGAAATCTAACCAACAACTTGCGTTTTCATATCTGACTTATGCCGATCTTGTGCATGTCTTTACAGGTCAATGCGTGGTGACAGGTCAGTTGCCAGAAAACACTCACGTCTTTTTGCTAACCGGCATTGCTAATCCTACACCGTTGATCAACCATTTGCAATCCTTCAACTTCAGGCTCAGCCATTACGACTATCCAGATCACTACGCCTTTAAGCACAAAGATATTGATGCCCTGCTCACCGATTACCGCTCCAGCGAGTCCGAGCATAAAATGATTATCACCACCGAGAAGGACGCGAAACGATTGATGGATCCGGAGCTGAAACCATTATTTTTACACGCAGCGATATTTTATTTACCCGTCGAAATAACCCTACAAGTGAAAGATAAACCTAACTTTGATCAAAAGATATTAGACTATGTTGCAGGCACTACACGAAACCGTAGCCTATATAAAGAAGAAAACAAGCAATTTTGA
- the pruA gene encoding L-glutamate gamma-semialdehyde dehydrogenase codes for MLKGFFNVPIPVNEPILGYAPGSKERELLKAALAEARSTQIDIPMYIGGEEVRTDAKGKVTAPHDHQHVLGHYSKGTKSHVDQAINAALSAKANWENLAWEHRAAIFLKAADLIAGPYRYKLNAATMLGQSKNAYQAEIDSACELIDFLRFNVSYMSEIYKQQPPVSPKGSWNRVEQRPLEGFVFALTPFNFTAIAGNLPTSVAMMGNVVVWKPANTQIYAANVLMQIFKEAGLPDGVINLVYVSGPDAGEVIFNHPDFAGIHFTGSTGVFQDIWKTIGTNIHKYKTYPRIVGETGGKDFILVHGSADAEASATAVVRGAFEYQGQKCSAASRVYVAKSIWPKVKELMLRDLSTFKMGGTEDFSNFINAVIDENSFNKLAKYIDEAKNDPQVEMIAGGNYDKSKGYFIEPTVLVVSDPKYTTMCEELFGPVLTVYVYEDGAFEEVLEIIDTTSIYALTGAVLAQDRYAIEKATHRLRNAAGNFYINDKCTGAVVGQQPFGGARGSGTNDKAGSMINLLRWVSPRTIKETFDPPKDYRYPFLAE; via the coding sequence ATGCTTAAAGGATTTTTCAACGTACCAATTCCCGTAAATGAGCCTATTTTAGGCTATGCTCCGGGAAGTAAAGAACGTGAATTGCTAAAGGCCGCATTAGCCGAGGCCCGTTCAACCCAGATCGATATCCCCATGTATATAGGTGGCGAAGAAGTTCGCACTGATGCTAAAGGAAAAGTTACCGCTCCGCACGACCATCAGCATGTGCTTGGCCATTATAGCAAGGGCACCAAGAGCCATGTGGATCAGGCAATAAATGCTGCGCTGTCGGCAAAGGCAAACTGGGAAAACCTGGCATGGGAACACAGGGCTGCAATTTTCCTTAAAGCGGCGGATTTGATCGCTGGTCCGTATCGTTATAAATTGAACGCAGCCACAATGCTGGGTCAGTCTAAAAATGCTTACCAAGCAGAAATTGACTCTGCTTGCGAACTGATCGACTTTTTGCGCTTCAATGTGAGCTATATGTCAGAAATATATAAGCAACAACCTCCCGTCTCGCCTAAAGGTTCTTGGAATCGCGTTGAGCAGCGCCCTCTTGAGGGCTTTGTTTTTGCGTTGACACCCTTCAACTTCACGGCCATAGCCGGTAACTTACCAACATCGGTTGCCATGATGGGCAACGTGGTGGTATGGAAACCAGCAAACACGCAGATTTATGCGGCAAACGTGCTGATGCAGATTTTCAAAGAGGCAGGCCTGCCTGATGGGGTTATCAACCTGGTATACGTTTCAGGACCTGACGCTGGTGAAGTGATATTTAATCACCCTGATTTTGCTGGCATTCACTTTACCGGTTCTACAGGAGTTTTTCAGGATATCTGGAAAACAATCGGAACAAACATCCATAAGTATAAGACTTATCCGCGCATTGTGGGCGAAACAGGAGGTAAAGATTTTATCCTGGTTCATGGCTCTGCTGATGCGGAGGCTTCGGCTACGGCAGTAGTCCGCGGTGCATTTGAGTACCAGGGGCAAAAGTGCTCAGCGGCGTCAAGGGTTTATGTAGCGAAAAGCATCTGGCCTAAGGTTAAAGAACTCATGCTTCGTGACCTTTCGACGTTTAAAATGGGCGGAACTGAGGACTTCAGTAACTTCATCAATGCTGTTATCGACGAAAATTCATTTAATAAACTGGCTAAATATATCGATGAGGCCAAGAATGATCCACAGGTCGAGATGATTGCAGGAGGTAATTATGATAAATCAAAAGGGTATTTCATTGAGCCTACCGTGCTGGTAGTATCGGATCCAAAATATACGACAATGTGCGAAGAGCTTTTCGGTCCGGTGCTTACGGTATACGTGTATGAAGATGGGGCTTTCGAGGAAGTTCTAGAAATTATAGATACCACCTCCATATATGCACTGACCGGCGCGGTGTTGGCGCAGGACCGCTATGCGATTGAAAAAGCTACCCATCGCTTGAGAAATGCAGCAGGAAACTTCTACATTAACGATAAATGCACTGGTGCAGTGGTAGGGCAGCAGCCTTTTGGTGGAGCAAGAGGCTCGGGAACTAACGATAAAGCCGGTTCAATGATCAACTTGTTGCGCTGGGTATCACCCAGGACTATTAAGGAAACCTTTGATCCGCCTAAGGATTACCGCTATCCGTTCCTGGCAGAATGA
- a CDS encoding carbonic anhydrase has product MCAKLEKQDTKAITYESLLEGNREWVAETLKEDPEFFNRLSAGQAPPVLWIGCSDSRVPANQITNTMPGDIFVHRNIANVVTHTDMNLLSVLDYSVNVLKVKHIIVCGHYGCGGVNAALGDKQVGLIDNWLRNIKDVYRIHQSELAGIVDPAKKSDRMVELNAIESAANVMSTSIVQNAWASGQELSVHAWVYSLSTGLITDLKVSTSSAEGVSPVFKMQAGA; this is encoded by the coding sequence ATGTGTGCTAAATTAGAGAAACAAGATACCAAAGCAATAACTTACGAAAGCCTTCTGGAAGGTAATAGAGAATGGGTTGCTGAAACCCTAAAGGAAGATCCGGAATTTTTTAACAGATTATCGGCAGGTCAGGCGCCGCCGGTACTTTGGATAGGGTGTTCAGACAGTCGGGTTCCGGCCAATCAGATCACGAATACAATGCCTGGCGATATTTTTGTTCACCGCAACATTGCAAACGTAGTTACACACACAGACATGAACTTGCTCAGTGTACTCGATTACTCTGTAAATGTTCTAAAGGTGAAGCACATCATTGTGTGTGGACATTATGGTTGTGGAGGCGTTAACGCGGCCCTCGGCGATAAGCAAGTTGGTCTCATTGATAACTGGCTACGCAATATCAAGGATGTTTATCGTATACACCAATCGGAGTTAGCCGGAATTGTGGATCCTGCAAAAAAGTCAGATCGTATGGTAGAGCTCAACGCTATAGAAAGTGCAGCAAATGTAATGAGCACTTCAATTGTGCAAAACGCCTGGGCATCCGGCCAGGAGTTATCTGTTCACGCTTGGGTTTACAGCTTGAGTACCGGGCTTATTACTGATTTGAAAGTTAGCACGTCGAGTGCTGAAGGGGTTTCTCCAGTATTTAAGATGCAGGCCGGCGCATAG
- a CDS encoding SulP family inorganic anion transporter, whose product MKQENSIFSRFEVKKYILTKNLKKDLPSSIVVFLVALPLCLGIALASGAPLFAGLLTGVIGGIVVASVSGSQLSVSGPAAGLTAIVLGAITQLGAYQTFLLAVVLAGGIQLILGFLKGGTIGNYFPSSVIEGMLAAIGLTLILKQLPHALGVDSDFFGDESFVQSDNENTFSAITSAFSNFGLAAIIISSISIAILLLWPKFKKLALVPAPLVVVIVGVLLVIAFRGTPYALDAKHMVEIPVVNSFSEFLGLFTMPDFSQITNSQVWVVAFTIAIVASLETLLSIEAIDKIDPIKRVSPTNRELMAQGTGNIVSGMLGGLPMTSVIVRSSANVNSGGRTKMSAIFHGCWLLLSLLFIPGIINMIPLACLAAILLVTGYKLARIELFKHMYHKGWDQFVPFVVTIIAVLLTDLLKGVAVGMLFSVFYLLRTNMRNPYFYKIHAEGNKKNLRIKLAEEVSFLNKAAIQVVLNKIPKETNVVIDGTNSRYIDPDVLETIFNFKHNAYTKGIIVTLENVKKQYIVPKLNDKFIEEIKN is encoded by the coding sequence ATCGTGGTATTCCTCGTAGCGCTGCCTTTGTGTCTGGGCATAGCCCTCGCATCAGGAGCGCCCCTGTTCGCCGGACTGTTAACCGGCGTAATTGGCGGAATTGTGGTAGCGAGCGTAAGCGGCTCCCAGCTAAGTGTGAGCGGGCCAGCGGCAGGGTTAACCGCAATCGTTCTTGGGGCTATTACTCAATTAGGCGCATACCAAACGTTTTTGCTTGCAGTTGTGCTTGCCGGGGGAATTCAGCTTATCCTTGGTTTTCTTAAAGGTGGAACGATAGGGAATTACTTTCCGTCGAGCGTTATTGAGGGCATGCTCGCCGCGATAGGTTTAACGTTAATCCTTAAACAATTACCCCACGCACTCGGGGTAGATTCCGATTTTTTTGGTGATGAGAGTTTTGTGCAGAGCGATAATGAAAATACGTTTTCAGCAATCACAAGTGCATTCAGTAATTTCGGATTGGCCGCCATTATAATCAGCAGTATTTCTATCGCCATATTACTTCTTTGGCCTAAGTTCAAGAAGCTGGCGCTTGTGCCTGCTCCCTTGGTTGTCGTTATTGTAGGTGTTTTGCTGGTTATAGCTTTTCGAGGAACACCCTATGCGCTTGATGCTAAACACATGGTTGAGATTCCGGTAGTAAACAGTTTCTCGGAATTTTTAGGCTTGTTCACCATGCCCGATTTCTCGCAGATAACCAACTCACAGGTTTGGGTGGTCGCATTTACTATAGCTATCGTAGCTAGTTTGGAAACCTTGCTTAGTATCGAAGCGATCGACAAGATCGACCCGATCAAACGCGTTTCACCTACTAATCGCGAATTGATGGCTCAGGGAACTGGTAACATCGTGAGTGGAATGTTAGGAGGTTTACCCATGACCTCAGTAATTGTGCGCAGTTCAGCCAATGTAAATTCGGGCGGGCGTACTAAAATGTCGGCCATTTTTCATGGTTGCTGGCTACTGTTATCGCTTCTCTTCATTCCAGGTATCATAAATATGATTCCGCTGGCGTGTTTGGCCGCTATATTATTGGTTACAGGTTATAAACTTGCACGCATTGAACTATTTAAGCATATGTATCACAAAGGTTGGGACCAGTTCGTTCCGTTTGTAGTTACCATTATTGCCGTTTTGCTCACCGACCTGCTCAAAGGAGTGGCCGTCGGAATGCTTTTCTCCGTGTTCTATTTGCTTCGGACCAATATGAGGAATCCGTATTTTTATAAAATACATGCAGAAGGCAATAAGAAAAATCTGCGCATAAAGTTAGCGGAAGAGGTTTCATTTTTAAATAAAGCCGCTATTCAGGTTGTGCTGAATAAAATACCAAAAGAGACCAATGTAGTTATAGATGGAACCAATTCGCGTTATATAGATCCTGATGTGCTGGAGACGATTTTCAATTTTAAGCATAATGCCTACACTAAAGGCATTATCGTAACTTTGGAGAACGTAAAAAAGCAATACATTGTGCCAAAACTAAATGATAAATTCATAGAAGAAATTAAAAATTAA